A region from the Candidatus Thiothrix putei genome encodes:
- a CDS encoding nucleotidyl transferase AbiEii/AbiGii toxin family protein produces the protein MLELLQQRLDRYQAKDPLQEEQALKEIMQEIALYALWQAGFFEVAAFQGGTSLRILHQLPRFSEDLDFLLKQPDSAFAWEKYLQPLLAVFELFGLRPEVLDKSRMDQAVRKALLKDDSIAGQLNLSFYAGLGNPARHLKIKLEVDVNPPAGSGFAYSYLDFPLDFEVCHQDLASNFALKIHALLCRPYLKGRDWYDFAWYVKQGVAPNLLHLQAALQQSGTWAGQGIAVDTAWLQATLTAKISSIDWKKAVSDVERFVPLWERPVLQLWSERFFLQKLAHLPLTPYCASPPQSH, from the coding sequence ATGCTGGAATTGTTACAACAACGTCTTGACCGTTATCAAGCGAAAGACCCGCTGCAAGAAGAGCAGGCGTTAAAAGAAATCATGCAAGAGATTGCTCTCTATGCTTTGTGGCAGGCTGGTTTTTTTGAGGTGGCAGCATTTCAGGGTGGAACGAGCTTACGCATTTTGCATCAATTGCCACGCTTTTCCGAAGACTTGGATTTTCTGCTGAAGCAACCTGACTCTGCATTCGCATGGGAAAAGTATTTGCAACCGCTATTGGCGGTCTTTGAGCTTTTTGGTTTGCGCCCGGAAGTATTGGATAAAAGCCGTATGGATCAGGCTGTCCGTAAAGCATTGCTCAAGGATGATTCGATTGCCGGTCAACTCAACCTGTCGTTTTATGCAGGACTTGGTAATCCGGCACGCCACTTGAAAATCAAGTTGGAGGTGGATGTGAATCCGCCCGCTGGTTCAGGGTTCGCGTACAGTTATCTGGATTTTCCGTTGGATTTCGAGGTTTGCCATCAGGATTTGGCGAGTAACTTTGCCTTGAAAATTCACGCGCTGCTGTGTCGCCCCTATTTGAAAGGGCGTGATTGGTATGATTTCGCTTGGTATGTCAAGCAAGGCGTTGCGCCCAATCTGCTGCATTTGCAGGCAGCTTTACAGCAATCCGGCACGTGGGCAGGGCAGGGAATTGCGGTAGATACCGCTTGGTTGCAAGCAACACTGACCGCCAAAATCAGTAGCATTGACTGGAAAAAGGCGGTCAGTGATGTGGAGCGTTTTGTACCGTTATGGGAACGCCCCGTGCTACAATTGTGGAGTGAGCGTTTCTTCCTGCAAAAACTGGCTCACTTGCCGCTTACCCCGTATTGCGCATCCCCGCCGCAATCGCATTAA
- a CDS encoding ATP-binding protein — protein MPNTVKVSKLTTGTSFSRNPLLVRLMENLGYMDKLGRGLPMVYQEARKLGKAVQFIDDGEEFRVILEL, from the coding sequence TTGCCCAATACGGTTAAAGTCAGCAAACTCACCACAGGGACGAGTTTTTCACGCAATCCGCTGTTGGTGCGCTTAATGGAGAACTTGGGGTACATGGATAAACTGGGGCGCGGCTTGCCGATGGTATATCAGGAAGCGAGAAAACTGGGTAAAGCCGTGCAGTTTATTGATGATGGCGAAGAGTTTCGGGTGATTTTGGAACTCTGA
- the erpA gene encoding iron-sulfur cluster insertion protein ErpA — MSVETAIPAPLVFTDAAAVKVKALIEDEGNAALKLRVSVQGGGCSGFQYGFTFDENMNEDDTAVENAGVTLLIDPMSFQYMVGAEIDYTEGLEGAQFVIRNPNATTTCGCGSSFSP; from the coding sequence ATGAGCGTTGAAACCGCTATCCCTGCACCGTTGGTCTTTACCGACGCTGCTGCTGTTAAAGTCAAAGCCCTGATTGAAGATGAAGGTAATGCAGCGCTGAAACTGCGCGTATCCGTGCAAGGCGGCGGTTGTTCCGGCTTCCAGTACGGCTTCACCTTCGATGAAAACATGAACGAAGATGACACCGCCGTGGAAAACGCTGGCGTGACGTTGTTGATTGACCCGATGAGCTTCCAGTACATGGTCGGTGCCGAAATCGACTACACCGAAGGTCTGGAAGGGGCGCAGTTTGTGATTCGTAACCCGAATGCGACCACGACTTGTGGTTGTGGGTCGTCTTTCAGCCCGTAA
- a CDS encoding polymer-forming cytoskeletal protein, whose product MFGKSAKSSSGSTSSPAPSHHGDQKIRSAQIDTIIGKGTTIDGDLRFSGGLHVEGVIKGNLAADGDNATLILSEHGHIQGEVRVPSMVLNGAIDGDVFAGGKVELFEKARICGDVYYNLLEMAVGAEVNGKLVRQKPESGKFAPPPVPASDSE is encoded by the coding sequence ATGTTCGGAAAATCCGCCAAGTCTAGCAGCGGTAGCACCAGTAGTCCTGCCCCCAGTCACCATGGCGACCAGAAAATTCGCAGCGCCCAAATTGACACGATTATTGGCAAAGGCACGACCATTGACGGTGATTTACGTTTCTCCGGCGGCCTGCATGTTGAGGGGGTTATCAAAGGTAACTTGGCAGCCGATGGCGACAATGCCACGCTGATTTTAAGTGAGCATGGGCATATCCAGGGGGAAGTACGCGTTCCCAGCATGGTATTAAACGGCGCAATCGACGGTGACGTGTTTGCCGGTGGCAAAGTTGAGCTGTTTGAAAAAGCGCGTATCTGTGGTGATGTGTACTACAACTTGCTGGAAATGGCGGTGGGTGCGGAAGTCAACGGCAAGTTGGTACGCCAGAAACCAGAGTCCGGCAAATTTGCGCCGCCACCAGTACCAGCATCCGACAGCGAATAA
- the argC gene encoding N-acetyl-gamma-glutamyl-phosphate reductase translates to MKRKIGIVGATGYTGVELLRLLVNHPDIDITCVTSREHAGSRVDMMFPNLRGYVDLAFTAPSDDALSACDLVFFATPNGIAMKSAQTLLDAGTKVIDLAADFRIKDIAVWEKWYGMQHASPPLVEEAVYGLPELNRVQIRNARLVANPGCYPTAVTLGLLPLVENGLIDVAGIIADTKSGASGAGRKAEVHTLLAEAGDNFKAYAVAGHRHQPEIAQTLSSIARTSISPVFVPHLLPMIRGIHATLYAMLTSEADLQQLYTARYANEPFVDVMPAGSHPETRSVRGANVCRMAIHRPGNAERVVVLSVIDNLVKGAAGQAVQNMNLMLGLAEDTALKQPGLLP, encoded by the coding sequence GTGAAAAGGAAGATTGGTATTGTTGGCGCGACAGGTTATACCGGCGTTGAGTTATTGCGGTTACTGGTGAATCACCCCGACATTGACATTACGTGCGTGACCTCACGTGAACACGCGGGAAGCCGGGTGGATATGATGTTCCCTAACTTGCGGGGTTATGTCGATTTGGCGTTTACCGCACCCTCTGATGACGCCTTGAGCGCGTGTGACTTGGTATTTTTTGCGACACCCAACGGCATTGCGATGAAAAGTGCGCAAACTTTGTTGGATGCTGGCACTAAGGTGATTGACCTTGCCGCCGATTTTCGCATTAAAGACATCGCGGTGTGGGAGAAATGGTACGGAATGCAACACGCCAGCCCGCCCTTGGTGGAAGAAGCGGTGTACGGTTTGCCCGAATTAAACCGGGTGCAAATCCGCAATGCACGGCTTGTCGCTAATCCCGGTTGTTATCCTACCGCTGTTACCTTGGGCTTATTGCCCTTGGTGGAAAACGGTTTGATTGATGTGGCAGGGATTATCGCCGACACTAAATCCGGTGCCAGTGGCGCGGGGCGTAAAGCCGAAGTGCACACCTTGCTGGCAGAAGCGGGGGATAATTTCAAAGCGTATGCGGTAGCAGGGCATCGCCATCAGCCTGAAATTGCGCAAACGCTTTCCAGCATTGCCCGTACATCTATTAGCCCGGTTTTTGTACCCCATTTATTGCCTATGATTCGCGGGATTCACGCTACACTGTATGCTATGTTGACCAGTGAAGCTGATTTGCAGCAACTTTATACCGCTCGCTATGCCAACGAGCCGTTTGTGGATGTGATGCCTGCCGGTTCTCACCCTGAAACCCGCTCCGTGCGTGGCGCAAATGTATGTCGCATGGCGATTCATCGCCCCGGTAATGCTGAGCGCGTTGTGGTACTCTCCGTGATTGATAATCTGGTCAAAGGTGCGGCGGGTCAGGCAGTGCAAAACATGAATTTGATGCTGGGTTTAGCAGAAGATACCGCGTTAAAGCAGCCGGGCTTATTGCCCTGA
- a CDS encoding TlpA disulfide reductase family protein, whose product MKLDLKGIAILAFIAGIVAFFLLAPAGGIKAAPAITLQTIDGQAIELEKLKGKPYLMVFWATDCPGCVGEIPHLVELNQKLQGTGFRTIAVALPHDQESAIKAMRQQKGMQYDLVYDKTGEWGQAFGGIKVTPTSFLVSPEGKITRMQLGSFDFAELEQQIRSMLKG is encoded by the coding sequence ATGAAACTGGATCTCAAAGGAATCGCCATTCTGGCATTCATCGCGGGCATTGTAGCCTTTTTCTTACTCGCCCCGGCGGGTGGTATCAAAGCAGCGCCCGCTATCACACTGCAAACCATTGATGGGCAAGCGATTGAGTTGGAAAAGCTCAAAGGCAAGCCCTACTTAATGGTGTTTTGGGCTACTGACTGCCCTGGTTGCGTCGGCGAAATTCCGCATTTAGTGGAACTCAACCAAAAGCTACAAGGCACAGGGTTCCGCACCATCGCGGTTGCCCTGCCGCACGATCAAGAGTCGGCGATCAAAGCGATGCGCCAACAAAAAGGGATGCAATACGATTTGGTCTATGACAAAACCGGTGAATGGGGGCAAGCATTTGGCGGTATTAAAGTCACGCCCACCTCGTTCCTCGTTAGCCCAGAAGGTAAAATCACCCGGATGCAACTCGGCAGTTTCGACTTCGCGGAATTGGAACAGCAAATCCGTTCCATGCTAAAAGGATAA
- a CDS encoding CopD family protein translates to MYEWIKAIHVIFMVTWFAGLFYLPRLYVYHAMPENSGSFALFKIMERRLFAIMTIGAGITLGFGLIMLALNWQYLMVATHWFHAKLLLIVLLLGYHHACYKLMIKFRNDANTHDHKWYRWFNEAPSVLLIVIVILAIVKPF, encoded by the coding sequence ATGTACGAATGGATCAAAGCCATCCACGTTATCTTCATGGTGACTTGGTTCGCGGGGCTGTTTTACCTGCCACGCTTGTATGTTTACCACGCTATGCCGGAAAACAGTGGCAGTTTCGCGCTGTTTAAAATCATGGAACGGCGCTTGTTTGCGATTATGACCATTGGGGCGGGAATCACACTGGGATTTGGTTTGATTATGCTGGCGCTTAATTGGCAATATTTGATGGTGGCAACCCATTGGTTTCACGCTAAATTGCTGCTGATTGTGTTGCTACTGGGTTATCACCACGCTTGCTACAAGCTGATGATTAAGTTTCGGAATGATGCGAATACCCACGATCACAAGTGGTACCGCTGGTTCAATGAAGCCCCTAGCGTATTGCTGATCGTGATTGTCATTTTAGCAATTGTGAAACCGTTTTAA
- a CDS encoding DUF302 domain-containing protein: MKTVMAMMVGAVVGVVVTAAVGWNVMPGMMLHESASPLSTAETVDKIKENALSKGWVVSDVKPLHESVKKHGGKDLKPVMLVNLCQATHASNILEQDQNKKISVFMPCTISVYEKSDGKAYIGSMNAGLLGAMFGGKVAEVMKDVSADQQSFIAFAQ, translated from the coding sequence ATGAAAACAGTAATGGCCATGATGGTAGGCGCGGTAGTGGGCGTCGTAGTAACAGCAGCGGTGGGTTGGAATGTAATGCCGGGGATGATGTTGCACGAAAGCGCCAGTCCGCTAAGCACAGCAGAAACGGTGGATAAAATTAAAGAGAATGCCTTGAGCAAAGGCTGGGTGGTATCCGATGTTAAGCCCTTGCATGAGTCCGTTAAAAAGCACGGAGGCAAGGATTTGAAGCCGGTAATGCTGGTGAACTTGTGCCAAGCTACCCATGCTTCCAATATTCTGGAGCAAGATCAGAATAAGAAAATATCCGTGTTTATGCCATGCACCATTTCAGTCTATGAAAAATCGGACGGCAAAGCCTATATCGGCAGCATGAATGCCGGATTATTGGGGGCGATGTTTGGTGGCAAAGTGGCAGAAGTCATGAAAGACGTTTCCGCCGACCAACAAAGTTTCATTGCTTTCGCCCAGTAA
- a CDS encoding RNA pyrophosphohydrolase — protein sequence MIDQEGFRANVGIILCNCDGKVFWGKRLGQDSWQFPQGGIDQGESPIDAMFRELYEEVGLRHDQVEVVGQTRGWLRYRIPHYMIRRRARPLCIGQKQRWFLLRLRCNDYDVNLQATGKPEFDHWEWVDYWQPARQVVFFKRRVYHRALNELAPLLS from the coding sequence GTGATTGATCAGGAAGGATTCAGAGCCAATGTGGGCATCATCCTCTGCAATTGCGACGGGAAAGTGTTTTGGGGGAAACGGTTAGGGCAGGATTCCTGGCAGTTTCCACAGGGAGGAATAGATCAAGGAGAATCACCGATTGACGCCATGTTTCGTGAGCTGTACGAGGAAGTTGGTTTGCGGCACGATCAGGTGGAAGTTGTTGGGCAAACTCGTGGATGGTTGCGGTATCGCATCCCCCATTACATGATTCGCCGTCGGGCGAGGCCATTGTGCATCGGGCAAAAGCAGCGCTGGTTTTTGCTGCGCTTGAGGTGCAATGACTATGATGTCAATTTACAGGCAACCGGGAAACCGGAATTTGATCACTGGGAATGGGTAGATTATTGGCAGCCTGCCCGCCAAGTGGTGTTTTTTAAACGTCGAGTGTATCACCGTGCGTTAAACGAATTAGCGCCGTTATTAAGCTAA
- a CDS encoding HAD family hydrolase: protein MTLALFDLDNTLLSGDSDYEWGQYLVSKGLVERDHYETANQYFYEQYKQGVLDIHEFSAFSFKPLSERSMAELATLHQEFMASVIHPLITETAKQLVEQHRRQGHTLMVITATNSFITRPIVEAFGIPHLLATEPKVVNGRYTREIDGVPCFQAGKVTRLQHWLANRAETLRGSYFYSDSRNDLPLLEMVDNPVAVDPDDTLHQIAIDKGWPVISLR from the coding sequence ATGACTTTGGCACTTTTTGATCTGGACAACACCCTGCTCAGCGGCGATAGCGACTACGAATGGGGGCAATACTTAGTCAGCAAGGGGTTGGTCGAACGTGATCATTACGAAACCGCCAACCAGTACTTTTACGAGCAATACAAACAAGGCGTGCTCGATATCCACGAGTTTTCGGCGTTTTCCTTCAAGCCACTGAGTGAACGCAGCATGGCGGAATTAGCGACCTTGCACCAAGAATTCATGGCAAGTGTGATTCACCCCCTGATCACCGAAACGGCAAAACAATTGGTGGAACAGCACCGCCGCCAAGGGCATACGCTGATGGTCATTACCGCCACCAATAGCTTTATCACCCGCCCGATTGTCGAGGCGTTTGGCATTCCACACTTGCTGGCAACCGAACCCAAAGTGGTAAATGGGCGCTATACCCGTGAAATTGACGGCGTTCCCTGTTTTCAAGCAGGCAAAGTCACGCGCCTGCAACACTGGCTTGCCAACCGTGCAGAAACCTTAAGGGGCAGCTATTTCTACAGCGATTCACGCAATGACTTGCCCTTGCTGGAAATGGTGGATAACCCCGTCGCCGTTGACCCCGATGACACCTTGCATCAGATTGCCATCGACAAGGGCTGGCCGGTCATTTCCTTGCGCTAA
- the recC gene encoding exodeoxyribonuclease V subunit gamma, which translates to MLYLHHSNQLEQLASEFARLQRDDPLAPLAKEQVVVQNSGMGRWLSLQTAGFNGITANIRYLFPAEMTWELLRMVLAEVPEKDPCTPALMRWRLLAIFLSEPEEWPELARYLDGGAMAAWQLAAQLAKVFDQYLFFRPDWIREWESGKGAADDWQARLWWRVAGEQHLPHWVRLQERFAHALATLEPTVLPKRICFFSVPVLSPGYVQLLGKVAEYTDIHIYLMNPCADYWGDIESEKRKHKQQADVQDYFSVGNPLLASWGRQGRDFLDLLIEANADIDDLELFGEPDETTLLGRVQADMLYLRMPEAGGKVDTSITFHACHSPMREVEVLYDQLLALFEAHPEITPADVVVMTPDIDTYAPYLDAVFSSAIYPLPFSIADSNPAYAQSITHLCEHLLSIPQGRCDVESVLTLLEFEEVRARIGADEAQVQQCRAWIRAVNIRWGTDAGMRPELGGAHTPEHTWRYGLDRLLLGYVMPGDALFNGILPWNEIEGSQAEMLGRLQQVLDAVFELATWGRQQHLLPEWNRRFRQVLDSVVGEDAPLQSVWQALENLEKTVTQVGFEQPLEWAVFQSALAEQLDKRSEADGFLGRGITCCALMPMRTVPFRFVALIGMNDGIYPRRDARASFDRMGQGIKRGDRLKRDEDRYLFLESILSARDGLYISYLGQSPHDNSELPPSVLVSELMDYLERCVPGSRNALLTKHPLQAFSQKYLRGGNGLFTYNPYVEGRAENAASLFPSFWQDNVLPEPDASYRYLNLADLIRFYQNPARAFLKERFGLRLSEYTEELPIREPFGLEQYRDREVRECIFRQLQQALPVSTAEPLLRAQGLLPHGKPGELVFRKEAEVVEVFFNRIQPLPALQRETFSLTLGDFYLSGTLNHLDTQAGRQLYELGKLSYWQWLDIWLHHLVLNAVPESGCPPVTRIDTPDEHYQLEPVTDARAQLQQLLAWYWQGLQEPLPFFPKSGFGMMEAEAPKLETALGKWHSSGRYSGECEKPEYRLLYRGSNPLETHQQAFMEIAGGVFGRLFSARK; encoded by the coding sequence ATGCTCTACCTCCACCATTCCAACCAACTCGAACAACTTGCCAGCGAGTTCGCCCGTTTGCAGCGTGATGACCCGTTAGCGCCGTTGGCAAAAGAACAGGTGGTGGTGCAAAACAGCGGGATGGGGCGCTGGCTCTCGTTGCAAACGGCGGGTTTTAATGGCATTACTGCGAATATTCGCTACTTATTCCCGGCAGAAATGACGTGGGAATTGTTACGCATGGTGTTAGCCGAGGTTCCTGAGAAAGACCCTTGCACTCCGGCATTAATGCGGTGGCGCTTGTTGGCTATTTTTCTGAGTGAACCTGAAGAATGGCCGGAACTGGCGCGTTACCTCGATGGCGGGGCAATGGCGGCTTGGCAACTCGCGGCTCAGCTTGCCAAAGTGTTTGACCAATACCTGTTTTTCCGCCCGGACTGGATTCGGGAATGGGAAAGCGGTAAAGGTGCTGCGGATGACTGGCAAGCGCGGTTGTGGTGGCGGGTGGCAGGCGAACAGCACTTGCCGCATTGGGTGCGTTTGCAAGAACGTTTTGCCCATGCGTTGGCAACGCTTGAACCGACGGTTTTGCCGAAACGCATCTGTTTTTTTTCTGTGCCAGTGTTGTCGCCAGGTTATGTGCAGTTGCTGGGGAAAGTGGCGGAATACACCGACATCCACATTTATTTGATGAACCCTTGTGCAGACTATTGGGGTGATATTGAATCCGAAAAGCGCAAACACAAACAACAAGCCGACGTGCAGGATTATTTCAGTGTTGGCAACCCGCTGTTGGCTTCGTGGGGGCGGCAGGGGCGTGATTTTCTCGATTTGCTGATTGAAGCCAATGCCGATATTGATGATCTGGAATTGTTTGGCGAGCCGGATGAAACCACGCTGCTAGGGCGGGTGCAAGCGGATATGTTGTACTTGCGGATGCCAGAAGCAGGGGGGAAGGTGGATACGTCGATTACTTTCCACGCCTGCCATTCGCCGATGCGTGAAGTTGAAGTGTTGTACGATCAGCTTCTTGCTTTATTCGAGGCACACCCTGAGATTACGCCGGCGGATGTGGTGGTGATGACCCCTGACATCGACACGTATGCACCGTATTTGGATGCGGTCTTTTCCAGTGCGATTTACCCGCTACCGTTCAGTATTGCCGATAGCAACCCGGCCTATGCGCAAAGCATCACCCATCTCTGCGAACATTTGCTGAGCATTCCGCAAGGGCGTTGTGACGTGGAAAGCGTACTGACCTTGTTAGAATTCGAGGAGGTGCGTGCGCGTATTGGCGCGGATGAAGCGCAAGTGCAGCAATGCCGTGCTTGGATTCGTGCCGTCAATATTCGCTGGGGTACTGATGCTGGGATGCGCCCGGAACTCGGTGGGGCGCATACCCCGGAGCATACTTGGCGTTACGGGCTGGATCGTTTGCTGTTGGGTTACGTGATGCCCGGTGATGCCTTATTCAACGGTATTCTGCCCTGGAATGAAATCGAAGGTAGTCAAGCAGAAATGCTGGGGCGCTTACAGCAGGTGTTGGATGCGGTGTTTGAGCTGGCAACGTGGGGGCGGCAACAGCATCTGCTACCGGAATGGAATCGGCGTTTTCGTCAGGTGTTGGATAGCGTCGTGGGCGAAGATGCGCCGCTGCAATCAGTATGGCAAGCGCTGGAGAATTTAGAAAAAACCGTGACGCAAGTGGGTTTTGAGCAGCCGTTGGAGTGGGCGGTATTCCAAAGTGCACTGGCGGAACAGCTCGATAAACGCAGTGAGGCCGATGGCTTTTTGGGGCGTGGCATCACATGTTGCGCCTTAATGCCGATGCGGACTGTGCCTTTCCGGTTTGTTGCCCTGATCGGGATGAATGATGGGATTTATCCACGGCGGGATGCACGTGCCAGTTTTGACCGCATGGGGCAGGGGATCAAGCGTGGCGACCGTCTTAAACGTGATGAAGACCGTTATTTGTTTTTGGAAAGTATTCTCTCGGCGCGTGATGGCTTGTATATCAGTTACCTTGGGCAAAGCCCGCACGATAACAGCGAATTGCCGCCCTCGGTGTTAGTGAGCGAACTGATGGATTATTTGGAGCGCTGTGTACCGGGTAGCCGCAACGCTTTGCTTACCAAACACCCCTTACAAGCTTTTAGCCAGAAATACCTGCGTGGTGGTAATGGTTTGTTCACGTATAACCCTTATGTGGAGGGGAGAGCGGAGAATGCCGCGAGTCTTTTCCCGTCTTTTTGGCAGGATAACGTGTTGCCTGAGCCTGATGCCAGTTACCGTTATCTCAATCTTGCTGATTTGATTCGTTTTTACCAAAACCCCGCCAGAGCCTTTTTGAAAGAGCGTTTTGGCCTGCGTTTGAGCGAATATACCGAAGAGCTGCCCATTCGTGAGCCGTTCGGTTTGGAGCAGTACCGTGATCGTGAGGTACGTGAGTGCATTTTCCGGCAATTGCAGCAAGCACTGCCGGTGAGTACGGCGGAACCTTTGCTACGAGCGCAGGGCTTGCTGCCACACGGTAAACCCGGTGAGTTGGTGTTCAGGAAAGAAGCGGAGGTGGTGGAAGTATTTTTCAACCGCATTCAGCCCTTACCCGCGTTACAGCGTGAAACATTTAGCTTAACCTTGGGCGATTTCTACCTGAGCGGTACGTTGAATCATTTGGATACGCAGGCAGGGCGACAGCTATACGAACTGGGCAAACTGAGTTATTGGCAGTGGCTGGATATTTGGTTGCATCATCTGGTGTTGAATGCTGTACCGGAAAGTGGTTGCCCACCCGTTACCCGCATTGATACACCGGATGAGCATTACCAGCTTGAGCCGGTCACGGATGCACGCGCCCAACTGCAACAACTGTTGGCATGGTATTGGCAGGGTTTGCAGGAGCCGCTGCCGTTCTTCCCTAAATCCGGGTTTGGCATGATGGAGGCGGAAGCGCCTAAGTTAGAGACAGCATTAGGCAAATGGCATAGCAGCGGGCGTTATAGCGGAGAATGTGAAAAGCCCGAATACCGTTTGCTGTATCGTGGCAGCAACCCGCTAGAAACCCACCAACAGGCATTTATGGAAATAGCGGGTGGTGTTTTCGGGCGGCTGTTTAGCGCAAGGAAATGA
- a CDS encoding glycosyltransferase, with translation MKVSGCTFIRNAQILGYPFLESIRSILPIVDEFVIVVGQSEDDTLQILRDLHEPKIRIIETVWNDNMRVKGYVYGQQKMIAQFACTGDWIFYLEADEVVHENDLPRIQASMQQHLHDERVEALIFDYLHFYGNANTYLWSPGWYRRAPRIIKASVRSYAPDGLFWLVLASNKHGRYPNAAHTGATMYHYGWIRSEAQMNLKASWVEKYWNKRNAAIDYREMDVRILREFNGTHPAVVQDWLPSATGLFQTNPAYRPTRKQQKHWWMLKLERWFGLELSKKHYTLVT, from the coding sequence GTGAAAGTCAGTGGTTGTACATTTATCCGTAATGCGCAAATTTTAGGGTATCCCTTCCTCGAATCCATCCGCTCAATCCTACCGATTGTGGATGAATTCGTCATTGTGGTCGGGCAAAGTGAAGACGATACCTTGCAAATCCTCCGCGACCTCCACGAACCCAAAATTCGCATCATCGAAACGGTGTGGAATGACAATATGCGTGTCAAAGGTTACGTCTACGGGCAGCAAAAAATGATCGCGCAATTTGCCTGTACCGGCGACTGGATTTTCTATCTGGAAGCCGATGAAGTGGTGCATGAAAACGACTTGCCGCGCATTCAAGCCAGTATGCAACAACACTTGCACGACGAGCGCGTGGAAGCCCTAATCTTTGATTACCTGCACTTTTACGGCAATGCCAATACCTATTTGTGGTCGCCGGGCTGGTATCGCCGCGCCCCGCGCATTATCAAAGCGTCGGTCAGAAGTTACGCCCCCGACGGCTTATTTTGGCTGGTATTAGCCTCCAACAAACACGGGCGCTATCCCAATGCGGCGCACACTGGCGCAACCATGTACCACTACGGCTGGATCAGAAGCGAAGCCCAAATGAACCTCAAAGCCAGTTGGGTAGAAAAATATTGGAACAAACGCAATGCCGCGATTGATTACCGTGAGATGGATGTCCGTATTTTGCGCGAATTCAACGGCACTCACCCGGCTGTGGTACAAGACTGGCTCCCATCCGCAACTGGTTTATTTCAAACCAACCCCGCCTACCGCCCCACCCGCAAGCAGCAAAAACATTGGTGGATGTTGAAACTGGAACGCTGGTTCGGGCTGGAACTCAGCAAAAAACATTACACGTTGGTGACATAG
- a CDS encoding glycosyltransferase family 2 protein, whose protein sequence is MTNISGLVITYNEAHNIRACLESLWQVCDEIIVIDSLSSDDTVAIATELGAKVYSQAFLGYGPQKNYGVDHCQHAWVLSLDADERLEADAISDIKTLDLTNSPYDTYAFRRKNLFHDKWIRCTSWYPDHVRRLFNREKVRFSHAQCHEKVESSAHTALKSHIRHYSYTNYHDILHKLNKYSTQYALDNATSQRRVSVWSPPLHGLGAFLKNYLIKGGIGCGFDGFTISLLNALGSYLKYAKLLEIQRYNGVQS, encoded by the coding sequence ATGACCAACATTAGTGGGCTAGTCATCACCTACAACGAAGCACACAATATTCGCGCCTGCCTTGAATCGCTGTGGCAAGTCTGCGATGAAATCATCGTGATTGACTCCCTCAGCAGCGATGACACCGTGGCAATTGCCACAGAATTAGGTGCCAAGGTGTATTCGCAAGCGTTCCTCGGCTACGGGCCACAGAAAAACTACGGTGTAGATCACTGCCAACATGCATGGGTACTGAGTTTGGATGCGGATGAACGTTTGGAGGCGGATGCCATCAGCGACATCAAAACGCTAGACTTGACCAATAGCCCGTATGACACCTATGCGTTTCGCCGCAAAAACCTGTTTCATGACAAATGGATACGCTGCACCTCCTGGTATCCCGATCATGTGCGGCGCTTATTCAACCGTGAAAAAGTGCGTTTTTCCCATGCGCAATGCCATGAAAAAGTCGAAAGCAGCGCCCATACCGCGCTGAAATCGCACATCCGGCATTATTCTTACACCAACTACCACGACATACTGCACAAGCTGAATAAGTATTCCACCCAATACGCCCTCGACAATGCCACCAGCCAACGGCGTGTCAGCGTCTGGTCGCCGCCACTGCATGGCTTGGGGGCTTTCCTGAAGAACTATTTAATCAAAGGCGGTATTGGCTGCGGCTTTGACGGCTTCACCATTTCACTATTGAATGCGCTGGGGTCTTACCTGAAATACGCCAAATTACTGGAAATTCAACGCTATAACGGGGTGCAATCGTGA